The genomic window AGGCGCCGCGCATCGTAGACGCTTTTGTTGAAAGCTATGACTGGTCGGACAAAACCATCATTCCCATGTCAACTTCAGAAGGCAGTGAAATCGGGACAAGCGCGGATTATTTGAAGACGTTGGCTAAGGACAAAGGCACTTGGAAAGCCGGCAAAAACTTCGGCGACGGTTCCGTCAGCAAAGAAGATCTGGCCAAATGGCTGGCTGAAACGACAGCCAAATAAGCGTTCGAAAAATGAAAAAGCGAAATATCCTTTCTTCCCTATTGCTTGTTTCTTTTCTCATAACCTTCTGTTACCGCCTCTTACCGCCCATCGTTCATGAGATTACGGGCGTCGCCTTAGTCGTACTGACAGGCATGCATCTTTATTTCAATCGAAGCTGGCTCCGTTCTTTGGCCAAAGGACGCTATACGGCGAGACGTGTCCTCACGCTGACCGTCAATGCCGCGCTGCTTTCCTGCTTCATCGCCATCGTCGTTACGGGAACGATCATTTCCCATCATTTGTTTACGGGAGTCTATCCGTTATCGCTGGCAAGAAACTTGACAATACATCAACTTCACGTTTCTCGCCCTTATATGATGCTCATTCTGATCGGTATCCATCTCGGCCTGCATTGGCCCATGATCTGGCAGCAGTTGAAAACGCGCATGCATCTCGCTAACGAAGGCATCTGTCGTATTGCCGGTTATCTGGCTGTTGTCGCCTTCATAGCCCTCGGCGGCTGCAGCATATCGCTGAACCAGATCGCCGGGCGCATAATGGGCAAACACGTCTTCACGACGCCTGCCATCGGGTACGGTCTCGGCGTCTTTATTGCGTTGCTGCTGGCGTTTATCGCCATGAACGCCGTAATCGGTTACGCCTTGCATAAGGCTTTGTCCAAAAAGGCATGACCCTTTGCCTGACACAACATAGGAGAACCATTTGCGAAAGACCGGCGATCGGTAAAATACCGATCGCCGGTCTTTCGCTCGTCCTTACAATGCGCAGCGGGCAGCCTGTACAGCGGTGGTAAGCGCCTGGGCTGCCGCTACGCCGTCCGCCTCGACCCACCTCCCCCGTTCCGACTACCCCTCTCCCCGGGTCTGCCTATCTGCAATAAAACGCCTTTAACGTATCTCGCCCAACCAACAGCCTGATGCGAATCTATCGAAAAGACTGCTTTGACAAAATAGAATCGGCCTATTCCGGACATAGCGTAATCCGTCACATCCGGGACAGACCAATGGGCCGTTATTATTTAAAAAGACATTTGTTTGCGTTCATTGAACAATACAACGTTTTCCTTTATACTGGTAAAGACACTGTTCTCAAATAGTGATCAGATTATTTATCAGAGGGGGATGTACTAACATGTCAACACATTCAGGTTTCAACGCATTCATCATCGGCTTTGCCATGTTCGCCGTTTTCTTCGGCGCCGGCAATCTCGTTTTCCCGCCGCTCATCGGCCTTATGTCGGGAAGTTCCTGGGGCGTTTCCATTGTCGCCTTATCCATTTCGGCCATATTATTTCCCATCGCAACGATTATTGCCGTCGACAATATGGGCGGTACCTTAAGCGGTATCTGCGCCCCCGTAGCCAAATGGTTCACGAAAGCGTACATGATTTTATGGATTGTTTTTATCATGACCTGCGGCGTGCCGCGCCAGGCAGGCGTCGGCATCGAAAGCGGTATCCTCAGCATGTTCCCGACGGCACAGGGAAATGATACGATCCGCATTGCTTTGCTTGTTTTCTATTTTCTTGTCGTCATCGCCTTAACCTTACGCCCGTCAAAAATTGTCGACATTGTCGGTCAATACCTGACTCCGTTTCTGTTAATCTGCCTGGTCGTCATGATCGTCATCGCCATTGCACAGCCTCTCGGCACACCGTTGGCGCCGCAAATCGATAATGTGTTTGCCTATTCTTTTCTGCAAGGCTATCAAACCGGTGACGTTGCCGTCGGCATTGCCATCGCAGCAATGTTCATTGCTTCGATCAAGGATAAAGGGTATACGGATACGGCATCTCGCCACAAGATGACCTTAAAGGCCGCCGGCATCGCCTTTATCGGTCTGCTCATCGTTTACGGCGGTCTGCTCTACTTAGGCGCCACCGGCTCTTCTCTGTTCGACAGCAAAATGGATCAGACAGCCTTGCTGAACGGCCTCGTCCATTCGCTGACCGGTTCTCTCGGCAACGTTATTTTAGGGCTCGGCATCTTTCTGGCGTGTCTGACGACAACGCTCGGCGTCGGTTCAACCATTGCCAACTTGACTGTTGAACTGACAAACGGCGGCATCCGTTTTCGTCCGGCCATGTTTACGGTCTGCCTCTTGGGATTTTTGATGGCTTGTGCCGGCGTACAGGACATTATCCGCTACACGTTCTGGATTTTCATCACTATTTATCCGATTTCTATCGTCCTCATGCTCCTCGGCGTCTTCCATAACATGGTTCCCAACCACGGGGCCTGGAAAGGCGCCGTCACCATGTCGACGATAATCGGTCTCTACGAAGGGATGGCGCAGCTGAATAAGAGCCATATCACCGACTTACCCTTAGATACCCTGCAAGCCTTCTACGCTGCCTTGCCTTTTGCCGATAACGGGTTTGCCTGGTTTGTCCCGACGGCGATCGGCTTTATTATCGGCGCGTTGATTGTAAAGGCAACAGGCGGCAAAGCCTACCCCATGCTGTCAGATAAGCGCTGACCGTTACGTCAGCGAATACAATACCCGTTGAATCCAAGCGGCGAACATGGCGCTCACCGTCAGACGGCGGTCGTCGTACCCATGACCGGCAGGCAGCGTATCATAGTTCTGCAAAGCCTTCGTCTCATGAGCCGTCAGCTGATTCCACAAGGGTTCAATCATCTGTTCTGCCGGTGCAATATCATCTTGTGAAGCACCGATAAAATAAAGGTTGCGGTCTTTCACGTCTTCAAAGGCGTCCGAAATGGCCCAACCTTTTTTTGCGCACATTTTGGCGTCAGCCGCCAGCGCTTCGGCAGATTCCACGTTCATAACAGGCACACTTTCCCGAATCAGCTGATCCAAAGCCGCATCTCCGGCCTCAGCCCTGCCGGCCAGATCATACGGGGACATGACGGCAGTACCCTTGATCCACGATAAGCGCCGCGTCGCATTGACGGAGATAAACCCGCCCATACTGTGCCCGATAAAAAACAGTTTATCCCTGTCGACGTGATAGGTCTTCGCCGTTGACTCTTCATGCATCCACGACGCCGTCCGAACCGCATCGTCAATAGCCCCGGAAAACGTGTACCGGCCGCCGCTTCCCCAGCAGCCGCGGTAATACGGACTGACTACGACCAGACCGGCGCGGCGTAAATTCTGGGCCAAATCAAAGGTAGATGTGTAGCCCGGAAATCCGTGAAGCAAGACAATGCCAGGATAGACATCAACGGCAGCACCTCCCGGAATTAATACGGTGCCGAAAATGGACTCACCGTGATTTTCGAGAAAAAACCCCTCTGTTGACGCCGGCCTTTCCGGCAAGTGCTGCGGATCTTGTGAAATATACTGCAAATCTAGTGACATCAATACGTTCCCCCTAAATCAAAATTGGACTGAGAAAAACACAGTTCAACTATGATTATAAATGAAACGGCAGATTTTCCATAGTTTTTTATTACGTTACGCCAATAAACATTATTTTTTTCTCTATTACGTTCTTTTTATTCACAAGGTTCTTTAATTTGCAGCAGGAATTTATTTTGTATTTATTAATTCTTATTTGGAATCTAAATGAATTCGTTATATTTATTTTATATTCAGCATACGTGCGCTGTTCTCTTGCATAATCCGCATCTTTCTTGACCTCTTCATTATTCCGTGCTATGATTTCACGCATAAATCAATTCTTAAACAGAATTTAAATTATAAGTTATTAATTCTTTAAAAGAATTGTAACTTTTTTCTAACTGAATGAGAAGGGAGGTAGGCTTACTGCTTACAACTTTCAGTACGCAAAGGAGAGCATACGTTTTATGAAGAAAGTGAAAATCATCACATCTTATGAGGCGGCCCGGCTGGTACAGGATAACGACACCTTCACCTCAATCGGCTTTGTCGGCAGCGCCCATCCGGAAGCACTGACTAAAGCGTTGGAACGGCGCTTCTTGGAAACGGGACAACCGCGAAACATCACGTATATGTATGCCGGATCGCAAGGCAACCGAGACGGGCGCGGCGCAGAACATTTAGCCCACGAAGGGCTCATCAAACGGGCCATCATCGGCCATTGGGATACCATTCCCCAGATGGCCAAGCTGGCTGTCGAAAACAAGATTGAGGCCTATAATTTCTCGCAGGGAACGCTGTGTCATTGGTTTCGCGCCTTAGCCGGCGGCAAACTCGGCGTATTCACGGATATCGGTCTGGAAACGTATCTGGATCCGCGTCAGGACGGCGGCAAGCTCAACAGCCGCACGACAGAGGACTTGGTGCAATTACTGCAGATCAACGGTCAGGACCAGCTGTTTTATCCCTGTTTTCCGGTCAACATCGCATTCCTCCGCGGTACGTACGCCGATGAGCACGGTAATATTACGATGGAAGAGGAAATCGTTCCCTTGGAAAACACATCCGTTGCCCAAGCCGTCAAAAACAGCGGCGGCATCGTCGTCGTTCAAGTCAAGCGGGTCGTCTCCGGCGGCGATCTCGATCCCCGCCTGGTGAAAATTCCCGGCATTTACGTGGACGCTGTCGTTGTTGCCGAAGAAAAGGACCATCAACAAAGCTTTGACTGCGCTTACGACCCCACCTTGTCCGGCCAATGCCGAAATCCGTTCATCGCCGCCAACGCTATGATGCCCTTGAATGCAAAAAAAATAATCGGCAGAAGAGCGGCGCTCGAGCTGACAAACGGCGCCGTAGCTAATCTGGGTGTGGGCGCTCCCGAATACGTCGCCCTCGTTGCGGCGGAAGAAGGGATCGCCGACTCCATTACGCTGACCGTAGAAGGAGGCGCTATCGGCGGCGTACCGCAAGGCGGCGCCCGCTTCGGCGCTTCCATGAATCCGGAGGCCCTCATCGATCATCCGTATCAGTTCGACTTTTATGACGGCGGCGGCCTGACGATGGCCTTTCTCGGCTTGGCGCAGTGCGATCGGACAGGCAGCATTAACGTCAGCAAATTCGGTACGCATATCGCCGGCTGCGGCGGTTTTCCCAATATCGCCCAAAAGACGAAGCAAGTATATTTCTGCGGCACCTTTACGGCCGGCGGCTTAAAAATTGCGATAAAAGACGGGGCCTTGCAGATTCTCCAAGAAGGAAAAATGAAGAAATTCGTCAAGAACGTCGACCAGATCACCTTCAGCGGCCCTTACGCCGCACGTCAGCAAAGGCGAGTATTTTATATTACGGAGCGCTGTGTGTTCGAACTGACCGCCGCCGGGCTCCATCTGCTTGAAGTAGCGCCCGGCATTGACGTGAAACGCGATATTTTGGATCAAATGGAATTCACCCCCATCATCGATACATACAAAACGATGAATATAAAGATATTTGCAGAAGCCCTCATGGGACTAAAAAAATAAGGAGATTCCACCATGTACACACTTGGCATTGATATCGGTTCTTCCTCTTCAAAGGCCGTCTTGCTCAAAGACGGCAAGACGATCATCAGTGAAAAAGTAGTTGAAACCGGTACCGGTTCTGCCGGCCCGGAAAAGGTGCTGAAAGCGCTATTCGCCGAATCGAATCTGACCTTGGACGATATGAACGGCGTCATTGCTACCGGCTACGGCCGCTTCAACGTCGCAGAAGCCGACGGCGAAGTCAGCGAAATCACCTGTCATGCCAAAGGCGCCTTGTTTGAAAGTCCGAAAACCACGACGATCCTGGATATCGGCGGCCAGGATGTAAAGGCGATCAAACTGAACGGGCAAGGACTGGTCATGCAATTTGCCATGAATGACAAATGCGCCGCCGGTACGGGCCGCTTTCTGGACGTCATGTCGCGAGTTCTCGAAATCCCCATGGCCGACATGGGCGCCTGGTACTTCAAATCTAAAACACCGGCAAGGGTCAGCAGCACCTGTACCGTTTTTGCCGAATCAGAAGTCATTTCCCTGCTGTCCAAAAATATCCCGAAAGAAGATATCGTCGCCGGCGTCCATTTTTCCATTGCCAGTAAGGCCTGTGCCCTTGTCCGTCGCGTCGGCGTCGGTACCGAACTGACCATGACCGGCGGCGGCGCCCGCGATGCCGGACTCGTCGACGCTATCGCCAAAGAACTGGGCATACCCGTAAGCGTCGCCCCTCATCCGCAAGTTGTCGGCGCTCTCGGCGCCGCCCTGATGGCCTATGAAAAGCAAGTCCGCGGCTAACACGGCTTTACAGTTTACTTACGAAAGGAAGTCAATCACTATGAAAAAACCGTTACGCATGCATCACGTCGGAATCGTTCTTCCGACACTGCAAGATGCGAAAGAATTTATCAATCGCATGGGACTGGAAATCGATTATTCCGGTTACGTCCAAGCCTACCATGCCGATCTCATTTTCACGACAAAGGGAGAAAACAGCAGTCCCATTGAATTCATCATTCCTCACGAAGGCGTTCTCTGTGAATTCAACCACGGTAAAGGCGGCATTGCCCATCTGGCCTTTGAAGTGGAAGACGTCGAAGAAACGCGGCGCGAATACGAAGCGCAAGGCTATAAAATGTTGGAAAAAGCCGCAGTCCAAGGGACGGACGATATTATCGTCAATTTTATGCGCCCCAGCTACAACAACGGAATTCTCGTAGAATTCGTCCAGACCGTTGCCCCCATCAATCGTGAAACGGCAAACCCGTTCCAATCATTGCATCATTAAAGGAGAGATTGTCATGAGTGAAGATACCGCTGTAAATTTGGAAACCATGAGCGCCAAAGACGCCCTCGGCTACTTTCTGCCTAAGTTGGATGAAGACGCGCGCAACGCGAAGAAAGAAGGGCGTCTCGTTTGCTGGTCCGCCTCCGTTGCCCCGCCAGAATTCTGCGTAGCCATGGATATCGCCATGGTTTATCCCGAAACGCACGCCGCCGGCATCGGCGCCCGTCACGGCGCCCCTGATATGCTGGAAGTCGCCGAAAACAAAGGCTACAATCAGGATATCTGTTCCTATTGCCGCGTTAATATGGGCTATATGGAATTGCTGAAACAGCAGGCCATGACCGGCAAAACGCCGGAAAAACTGAAGAACTCCCCGGCTTCCGCCGTGCCCTTGCCGGACCTCATCATTACATGCAACAACATTTGCAACACCTTGTTGAAGTGGTATGAAAATCTGGCCAAAGAACTGCATATCCCCCTGATCACCATCGATGTCCCTTTCAACCATGAATACCCTGTCACACAGCACGCCAAAGACTACATCGTCGGGGAATTCAAACATGCTATCACCCAATTGGAAGCGATCTGCGGCCGTCCTTTTGACTACGACAAATTCTTTGAAGTACAAAAGCAGACGCAGCGATCCATCGCCGCCTGGAATAAAATCGCGTCTTTCTTGCAATACAAACCGTCTCCGTTAAACGGTTTTGACCTCTTCAACTTCATGGGACTCGCCGTCGCCGCCCGTTCTCTCGACTATGCGGAAATTACGTTCACAAAATTAGTCAAGGAACTGGAAGAAAAAGTCGCCCAACAGAAATGGGCTTTCGGCGATAACGAAAAAAGCCGTATAACCTGGGAAGGCATCGCTGTCTGGATCGCCTTGGGACATACGTTCAAAGAGTTAAAGGGCAAGGGATCGCTGATGACCGGTTCCGCCTATCCCGGCATGTGGGATGTTTCTTACGAACCGGGCAATCTCGAATCGATGGCCGAAGCCTATACGCGCACCTATATCAATTGTTGTCTCGAACGGCGCGGCGAAGTGCTGGAACAAGTCGTCTGTGACGGTAAATGCGACGGACTCATCATGCATCAGAACCGGAGCTGCAAAAACATGAGCCTCCTGAACAACGAAGGCGGTCAACGCGTGCAGAAAAATCTCGGCGTTCCCTATGTCATTTTTGACGGTGACCAGACCGATCCGCGCAATTTCAACGAAGCGCAGTTTGATACGCGCGTCGAAGCCTTAGCCGAAATGATGGCCGATCAAAAAGCACAAGGAGGAAATCACTAATGAGCCACATTGATGAACTTATCAGCAAATTGGAAACTATATCAAACCACCCGCAAGCTGCCGTCTTGTCCTATAAGCGGAATACCGGCAAAGGGCTCGTCGGCGTCATGCCCTACTATGCCCCCGAAGAAATCGTCTATGCCGCCGGCTATCTCCCTGTCGGCATGTTCGGCGCGCAAAAGCCGGCAATCGCCGCCGCGCGAACCTATCTGCCGCCCTTTGCCTGTTCGCTGATGCAGGCCGATATGGAATTACAACTCAACGGCACCTATGACTGCCTCGACGCCGTTCTCTTCTCCGTGCCTTGCGACACGCTCCGCTGCATGAGTCAAAAATGGCACGGCAAAGCGCCGGTCATCGTCTTTACACAGCCCCAGAACCGTAAGATCCGCGCCGCCGTCGACTTTTTGAAAGCCGAATACGCCCATGTCCGCCGCGAACTGGAACGGATTCTGCAAGTCAAGATCAGCGACTTGGCCTTGCAAAAGGCCATTCATATTTATAACGAAAACCGCCGCACAATGCGTGAATTCTGCGACGTTGCCGCGCAGTACCCGCAAATTTTCACACCGGCCAAACGCCATGCCGTTATCAAAGCCCGCTGGTTTATGGATAAAGCCGAACATACAGCGCTCCTGCGCCAACTCATCGATGCCGTAAAAAAAGAACCGGTACAGCCCTGGAAAGGAAAAAAGGTTATTCTTTCCGGCATCATGGCCGAACCGAATGAATTTCTCGATATCTTCAGCGAATTCAACATCGCCGTCGTCGCCGACGATCTGGCACAGGAATCCCGGCAATATCGCAACGACGTTCCTGCCGGCATTGATCCGCTGGAACAGCTGGCACAATGGTGGCAAGATTTCGACGGCTGCCCGCTGGCGATGAATACCGACAAGCCGCGCGGCCAGATGATCATCGACATGGCCAAAAAATGCGACGCAGACGCCGTCGTCATCTGCATGATGCGTTTTTGTGATCCCGAAGAATTCGACTACCCCATTTACAAAACCGAATTTGAAGAAGCGGGCCTTCGTTATACGGTAATCGACGTCGACCTCGAATCTCCGTCACTGGAACAGGTCCGTACCCGCCTTCAAGCCTTCTCGGAAATACTTTGACCGATGCGGCGTAAACCGGACATACCGGTGTATCTAAATTGACGCACATACGTAAGGAGGACTGTATTATGGATTTTGCTGTAAGAGAACTGGATCAGGATATCGTAAAATTAGCCGCCGACTTTGCGGAAAAGCGCCTGGCGCCGACAGTCAAAGAACGGGACGAAAAAGAGGTTTTCGACCGCAAGCTGATCGACGAAATGGGCGAACTCGGCCTGCTCGGCATTCCTTATGAAGAGGAATACGGCGGCGTCGGCGCAGACTTTCTCAGCATGGCGATGGCATGCGAAGAAATTTCCAAGACAGACCCGTCTATCGGCCTGAGTTTCGAAGTGCACACAACGCTTTGCTCCTGGCCGATTTGGAAATTCGGGACGGAAGAACAGAAACAGAAATTTTTAAAACCCTTGGCAAGCGGTGAAAAACTGGGCGCCTTCGGCCTGACCGAACCGAATGCCGGTACCGATGCGCTGAACGGCTCTACGACAGCCGTCAAAGACGGTGATTCTTATATTTTGAACGGTTCCAAGGTTTTCAATACGAATGGCGGCGAAGCGGAAATCACCGTTGTCTTCGCGGCTACGGACAAGACCAAAGGCGCCAAAGGCATGAGCGCTTTTATCGTGGAAAAAGGAACGCCCGGCTTCACGTACGGCAAAAAAGAAGTGAAAATGGGAATTCACGGCTCCGTCCAACGCGAGTTAATCTTCCAAGATGTCAAAATTCCGGCAGCCCATCTCCTCGGCAAAGAAGGGGAAGGATTCAAAATCGCCATGATGACCCTTGACGGCGGCCGCGTCGGCGTCGGCGCACAGGCGCTCGGCATTGCCGAAGGCGCCTTTCACCACGCGCTCACCTATGCCACCGAACGGGTGCAGTTCGGCAAACCGATTGCGAAATTTCAAGCAGTCAGCTTTCTCCTGGCCGATATGAAAGCTAAGATTGAAGCCGCCCGTTATCTCGTTTACAAAGCGGCCTACAGTATGAATCAGGGAGGCTCGTACAGCATGGATGCCGCTATCGCCAAAAAGGTGGCCTCCGACGTGGCCATGCAGGTAACAACCGACGCCGTACAGATTTTCGGCGGCTACGGATTCACTCGGGAATATCCGGTTGAACGCTACATGCGCGACGCCAAGATCACGCAGATTTACGAAGGCACGACGCAAGTACAGCAAATGGTTATCTCCGGCGCACTGCTTCGATAAGCGCGTCGGCAACAAAAGACCTATGGACACGACAGAACCCGTGCCATAGGTCTTTTGTTACCGGCAACTATTTCTATTTTTCTTTACCTTTCGAGCAACACGGGCCACGTAAACTTGCCGCGTCAGACGCCGCTCCGACAGCATCGCGCCCCTGAAGTTGAACGAAACGGCCACAGCCTGCACGGCAGTAAAACGGATGCGCACCTGCTGCCGCCATTTTCGAAAAACCGATTTTCCGCTACTCGATCAGGCTGATATCGTATGCCCCTAAAGACGCTTTCAAAACGTCATCGGCCACCTCATGATTCCGGTCCATATACACTTCAACGAAATGCTTATCACGCCGTACCGCCACGTCGGAAACACCGGAAACGGCCATGACGGCAGTACGCAAATCAGCAACAGCCGCATTCGACATGTAATCAAAAAACTGCAGCTTCATGACCTTGTAATCGAGGCGCTCTATCTTGAAAATAACAGGCCGTGTCCCGTCAGAACAACAGGCGATCATGACATGTTCGTCCTTCATCCAGCCGCGCATGACAGCGCCGCCCTGCAGGCCCGTATAAATGTACCGTGAAATGGCATCCCATGCCTCCGAACAATGCGGTTTTACCGGACCGCCGGCAACGGTATTCTCGTCGGCAATACTCTGTTGTAACGAACGAATCCCCATACGCCAGAAATCATCCTGCGTCCCGTACCGCTCAAAGAGGAACACATCGCCCACATTATAACAAGGACAGACGCCGGCATCAGGATCGGCGCAATAGGCCTCCTGCAAATTAGGGTATAACTTCTTGTCAATGACCGTAACCTTTACCTTGTACTGCATCAGACCGCCCCCTTGTACGGAAACTCCCTTATTGCATTCAATACGGTGCATTGGCCGCTTTTATCATAAGCTGCCAGACACGCTGTTTGCTACCTCTATTATCCTATTAAACCCGAAACAGTTCAAGTGCCTTGGAAGCGCATGGCCGTCATATAGCTGCACGCCTGAAGCGATCAGACCGCTTCGCCGCCCGCTTAAATGATCATCGCTTCCCAACAGCCACGCCGCCAACCGCTCGGTAAGGCAGATGGCGGAAAGGAAAAACAGGGCCCGGCAGCCGCTGCCGACGCCAGGCCCTGTAAACCTGTTTCGCCCATCGCCCCGATACCGTTTACGCTCCTTGATAAATCAATTCAATTAATTTCATCGTCATATCGTATGATTTCTTCAGACTTTGAACGGGCAGGAATTCGTATTTGGAATGGAAGTTCAACGCACCGGTAAAGTAATTCGGCGTCAAAATCCCCTTGGTAGAAATGAAGGAGCCGTCCGTACCGCCTCGCATGGCAATTGTCTTAGGCGTAATATGCAATTCCTTCATTGCCGCATAAATGTAGTCTATCGCCTTATGGTTTTCATCAGTAACGGCATCGGCAATATTCCCATACGTATCGCTTATTACGCATTCCACGGTTGCACGCGGTTCTCGGGATCGCAACGTTTCTACATGCCGTAAAATCCGCTCCTTCTTTTCTTCGTATTTGTCCTTATGATGATCTCTGATATTCAGATGAACTACCGCTTTGGATTGATTGGACTCTATCTGTTGACACCATATATACCCTTCTTTCCCTTCCGTGCACTCCGGCGTCTCCCTTCTGTCAAACATATTGACAAAATCACACGCCAATAATGTCGGGTTGACCAATACGCCTTTTGCACTCATCGGATGAGCCGAAACGCCGTAAATCGTCACTTCCGCCGAACCGGCATTAAACGTTTCATATACAACTTCTCCCACTTCGCAGGAGTCTATCGTATACGCGAAATCGACAGGGAATTTTTCATAGTCCATATTCTTGGAGCCGAAAAGTCCGCACTCTTCATCGGGGACAAATGCAACATATATATCGCCATGATATATCGTCCGATCGGCGGACAACGTTTCCAAAGCCGTCATAATATTGGCGATGGCCGCTTTATTATCTGCGCCGAGAACGCTCGTCCCATCGGAAGTAATGATATCCTGACCGACGTACGGCAGCAGTTCCGGATGTTCTTCCACCTTCATGACGATGTGGGCGTCCTGATTCAGGACAATGTCCTTTCCATCGTATGTTTCCGTTAGCTTAGGCCGTACCAGCGGGGAAAGATCGACATCTACCGTATCTACGTGCGCACAAAACCCGACAGCCGGAATGACGGCCGCGCTGCCGTCCGGCACATTGGCCGGCAATTTCCCAGTCAAAACGCCATACGGGCTGATTTCCAAATCAACAACACCCAACGACGC from Megasphaera vaginalis (ex Bordigoni et al. 2020) includes these protein-coding regions:
- the pepT gene encoding peptidase T, producing the protein MNSIENRLRNRFWKYVQIPSQSKFNGGSKVPSTASQWDMVKTLRDECASLGVVDLEISPYGVLTGKLPANVPDGSAAVIPAVGFCAHVDTVDVDLSPLVRPKLTETYDGKDIVLNQDAHIVMKVEEHPELLPYVGQDIITSDGTSVLGADNKAAIANIMTALETLSADRTIYHGDIYVAFVPDEECGLFGSKNMDYEKFPVDFAYTIDSCEVGEVVYETFNAGSAEVTIYGVSAHPMSAKGVLVNPTLLACDFVNMFDRRETPECTEGKEGYIWCQQIESNQSKAVVHLNIRDHHKDKYEEKKERILRHVETLRSREPRATVECVISDTYGNIADAVTDENHKAIDYIYAAMKELHITPKTIAMRGGTDGSFISTKGILTPNYFTGALNFHSKYEFLPVQSLKKSYDMTMKLIELIYQGA
- a CDS encoding TIGR04076 family protein, with protein sequence MQYKVKVTVIDKKLYPNLQEAYCADPDAGVCPCYNVGDVFLFERYGTQDDFWRMGIRSLQQSIADENTVAGGPVKPHCSEAWDAISRYIYTGLQGGAVMRGWMKDEHVMIACCSDGTRPVIFKIERLDYKVMKLQFFDYMSNAAVADLRTAVMAVSGVSDVAVRRDKHFVEVYMDRNHEVADDVLKASLGAYDISLIE
- a CDS encoding acyl-CoA dehydrogenase, producing the protein MDFAVRELDQDIVKLAADFAEKRLAPTVKERDEKEVFDRKLIDEMGELGLLGIPYEEEYGGVGADFLSMAMACEEISKTDPSIGLSFEVHTTLCSWPIWKFGTEEQKQKFLKPLASGEKLGAFGLTEPNAGTDALNGSTTAVKDGDSYILNGSKVFNTNGGEAEITVVFAATDKTKGAKGMSAFIVEKGTPGFTYGKKEVKMGIHGSVQRELIFQDVKIPAAHLLGKEGEGFKIAMMTLDGGRVGVGAQALGIAEGAFHHALTYATERVQFGKPIAKFQAVSFLLADMKAKIEAARYLVYKAAYSMNQGGSYSMDAAIAKKVASDVAMQVTTDAVQIFGGYGFTREYPVERYMRDAKITQIYEGTTQVQQMVISGALLR